In Sedimentibacter sp. MB31-C6, one genomic interval encodes:
- a CDS encoding tRNA (mnm(5)s(2)U34)-methyltransferase, which produces MEKNKYGKIVDFVHMLINTSYGGKKNLQLVDATCGNGFDTLFLSKIAGTTGHVTAFDIQNQAIERTQSLLESSIDYINYKIIKDSHEKINIYIKDKIDIAIFNLGYLPFSDKKITTNPDITCLAIKNLLPLLNNDGRIFITTYIYHDNGQEINEINSFLKKLNKSNYNVINVKLINKENYPPELFIIEKNA; this is translated from the coding sequence ATGGAAAAAAATAAGTACGGCAAAATCGTTGATTTTGTTCATATGCTCATAAATACAAGTTATGGTGGCAAGAAAAATCTTCAACTTGTTGATGCAACCTGTGGTAATGGATTCGATACTTTGTTTTTAAGTAAAATTGCTGGAACAACTGGTCATGTGACTGCATTCGATATACAGAATCAAGCAATAGAAAGAACACAATCCTTATTAGAATCTAGTATAGATTATATTAATTATAAAATAATTAAAGATTCCCACGAAAAAATAAATATATATATAAAAGATAAAATTGATATTGCAATATTTAATCTAGGTTATCTACCTTTTTCTGATAAAAAAATTACTACTAATCCAGATATAACATGCTTAGCTATTAAAAATTTACTTCCACTGTTAAATAATGACGGACGAATCTTTATAACTACATACATATATCATGACAATGGTCAAGAAATAAATGAAATCAATTCTTTTTTAAAAAAATTAAATAAATCAAATTACAATGTAATCAACGTGAAACTCATTAATAAAGAAAACTATCCTCCTGAATTATTTATAATAGAGAAAAATGCATGA
- a CDS encoding 4Fe-4S dicluster domain-containing protein, protein MANNKSLVQNKDWCKGCGVCVGFCPKQVLKIENEKAVIAYPDACIYCGQCELRCPDNAIYIIGGNKDE, encoded by the coding sequence ATGGCTAATAATAAAAGTCTTGTTCAAAACAAAGACTGGTGCAAGGGATGCGGTGTTTGTGTTGGTTTTTGTCCTAAACAAGTACTTAAGATTGAAAACGAAAAAGCAGTTATCGCTTATCCGGATGCCTGCATTTATTGTGGACAATGTGAATTAAGATGTCCTGACAATGCAATTTATATAATAGGGGGTAATAAAGATGAGTAG
- a CDS encoding D-alanyl-D-alanine carboxypeptidase family protein: MKQKSIKIFVTSFILFFLSSKFIIAEGVPDIWAQSFIAIDADSGRIIVSNNANKRLPMASTTKIMTTILSIDNINNVNEKFEIPESCVGIEGSSIYLKPKQIVSFIDLLYGTMLRSGNDAALALATITGKNDAENFIDMMNAKAKELGAYNTNFVNPNGLHDDNHYTTAYDLAIISQYAMKSDLFKEISSAKKYKANSLNTILYNKNKVVHQYKYGNGIKIGYTRAAGRCLVASAEKNDTEIIVVLLNDNSWFNDSYKIFDWAFENYNNYSIVEKGQYVGSTNEGKPVFTDSNFSYLLTEEEKTQIKFKSNITTPHIINGNKTINYGTYNIYLGNDLIHTGNLISN; encoded by the coding sequence GTGAAACAAAAGAGTATTAAAATATTTGTAACTTCATTTATATTGTTTTTTTTATCAAGTAAATTTATTATTGCAGAAGGAGTACCTGATATATGGGCACAATCATTTATAGCTATAGATGCTGATTCAGGTAGAATTATTGTATCTAACAATGCAAATAAAAGGCTTCCTATGGCTAGTACCACGAAGATTATGACAACAATATTATCGATAGATAACATAAATAATGTAAATGAAAAATTTGAAATACCTGAGTCTTGTGTTGGTATTGAAGGTTCGAGTATATATTTAAAGCCTAAGCAAATAGTTTCTTTTATAGATTTATTATATGGAACAATGTTGCGCTCTGGTAATGATGCAGCTTTAGCATTAGCTACAATAACTGGAAAAAATGATGCAGAAAATTTTATAGACATGATGAATGCTAAAGCCAAAGAATTAGGTGCATATAATACAAACTTTGTCAATCCAAATGGTCTCCATGATGACAATCATTATACAACAGCATACGATTTAGCAATAATAAGTCAATATGCTATGAAAAGTGATTTATTCAAAGAGATATCATCAGCAAAAAAATATAAAGCAAATAGTTTAAATACAATTTTATATAATAAAAACAAGGTTGTTCATCAGTATAAATATGGCAATGGTATAAAGATAGGTTATACAAGAGCAGCTGGCAGGTGCTTAGTGGCTTCTGCAGAAAAAAATGATACAGAAATAATTGTAGTTCTTTTAAATGATAATAGCTGGTTTAATGACAGCTATAAAATATTTGATTGGGCTTTTGAAAATTATAATAATTATAGCATAGTTGAGAAAGGACAATATGTAGGAAGTACTAATGAAGGAAAACCTGTTTTTACAGACAGTAATTTTAGCTATTTATTAACTGAAGAAGAAAAAACACAAATTAAATTTAAATCAAATATAACAACACCACATATTATAAATGGTAATAAAACAATTAATTATGGAACATATAACATATATTTAGGAAATGATTTAATTCATACTGGAAATTTGATTAGTAATTAA
- the spoIVB gene encoding SpoIVB peptidase, whose amino-acid sequence MKHAKRVLFFIFFITVLFIAVFFGYDLKTNPYKFLTKNNDLVVEAEAKYIIPGGQTIGVELKTEGILVVGLADIVNTDKVSTSPAKLAGMQIGDKILSIDSIRFEDAEDIIKYTESKGIKDYSITYEREGKIYNCNITPVQIYKSNEIKFGFWARDDIAGIGTVTFVDPETGRFSAIGHGIADADTGKLIDIKTGVISKANITSIKLGKKGEPGEIIGYILRDEKSLGTVENNTNFGVYGNINKNGMNYFKNDLIEVGSKEEMTLGPAEIYSCVNNETKIYNIEVTKIFYQNKPDEKSFVIKIVDDELLGLTNGIIQGMSGCPVVQNNKIVGAVTHVFMNDPTKGYGIYIEWIFNEFNSNEKLEI is encoded by the coding sequence ATGAAACACGCTAAAAGAGTTTTATTCTTTATTTTTTTTATTACAGTATTATTTATAGCTGTTTTTTTTGGTTATGATTTAAAAACCAATCCATATAAATTTCTAACTAAAAATAATGATTTGGTTGTTGAAGCTGAAGCAAAATATATAATTCCAGGTGGTCAAACTATAGGTGTTGAATTAAAAACAGAAGGTATTTTAGTGGTAGGATTAGCTGATATAGTAAATACTGATAAAGTTTCTACTTCACCAGCAAAATTGGCTGGTATGCAAATTGGAGATAAGATTTTAAGTATTGATTCTATTAGATTTGAAGATGCAGAAGATATTATAAAATATACTGAAAGTAAAGGAATTAAAGATTATTCAATAACATATGAAAGAGAGGGTAAAATATACAATTGTAATATTACACCTGTGCAAATATATAAAAGCAATGAAATAAAGTTTGGATTTTGGGCCAGAGATGATATTGCAGGAATTGGTACGGTAACATTTGTAGATCCTGAAACAGGTAGATTTAGTGCAATTGGACATGGAATAGCTGATGCAGATACAGGTAAATTAATAGACATAAAAACAGGAGTAATTTCAAAAGCAAATATAACAAGTATAAAGTTAGGCAAAAAAGGTGAACCGGGTGAAATTATTGGTTATATATTAAGAGACGAAAAAAGTCTTGGAACCGTAGAAAATAACACAAATTTTGGTGTTTATGGAAATATTAATAAAAATGGTATGAATTATTTTAAAAATGACTTAATTGAAGTTGGATCAAAAGAGGAAATGACTTTAGGTCCAGCAGAAATATATTCCTGCGTTAATAATGAAACTAAAATATATAATATAGAAGTTACTAAAATATTTTATCAAAATAAACCTGATGAAAAAAGTTTTGTGATAAAAATAGTAGATGATGAACTCTTAGGGTTAACTAATGGTATAATTCAAGGAATGAGTGGTTGTCCTGTGGTTCAAAATAATAAAATTGTTGGAGCTGTTACACATGTTTTTATGAATGATCCTACAAAGGGATATGGTATATATATAGAGTGGATTTTTAATGAATTTAATAGTAATGAAAAGCTTGAAATATAA
- a CDS encoding pseudouridine synthase, with amino-acid sequence MGKIRLQKFIANCGVTSRRKAEDLIVNGKVKVNGVIITELGTKINSTKDIVTVNNDIIMENNNFIYIKLYKPEGYITTVKDQFARKTVIDLISINERIYPIGRLDYNTSGLLLLTNDGDFANKLMHPKFHINKTYEAEVKGLIKKETIEKLKTGVTIDGYKTAPAMVKVIGNSHNKSNVQIIIHEGKNRQVRKMFNAVGHNVISLKRTAFGKINLDNLLPGKWEYLSNDEINSFG; translated from the coding sequence ATGGGAAAAATAAGACTGCAAAAATTTATAGCAAACTGTGGTGTTACATCTAGAAGAAAAGCAGAAGATTTAATTGTAAATGGGAAAGTTAAAGTAAATGGTGTAATTATTACAGAGCTTGGAACAAAAATCAACTCAACAAAAGACATAGTTACAGTAAATAATGATATAATTATGGAAAATAATAATTTCATTTATATTAAATTATACAAGCCTGAAGGCTATATAACTACTGTAAAAGATCAATTTGCCAGAAAAACAGTTATTGACTTAATTTCAATTAATGAAAGAATATATCCAATAGGTAGATTAGATTATAACACATCTGGTCTATTGTTATTAACAAATGATGGGGACTTTGCAAACAAACTTATGCATCCTAAATTTCATATAAATAAGACATATGAAGCAGAGGTAAAAGGATTAATCAAAAAAGAAACAATTGAAAAATTAAAAACTGGTGTTACTATTGATGGATATAAGACAGCACCTGCAATGGTTAAAGTTATAGGAAACTCACATAATAAATCGAATGTTCAAATCATCATTCACGAAGGTAAAAATAGACAGGTTAGAAAAATGTTCAATGCTGTAGGACATAACGTTATTTCATTAAAAAGAACAGCTTTTGGTAAAATTAACCTTGATAATTTATTACCAGGTAAATGGGAATATTTAAGTAATGATGAAATTAACTCCTTCGGATAA
- a CDS encoding tyrosine-type recombinase/integrase: protein MNNYIEIYKRYLNSKNLSVNTVSSYIYDLKSFNNYLENNYYIEIINTKKAQILTYLVDLQKQGKSSSTIARTISALKNFFNYLKMEKIIIENPAMSIHSPKQVKKIPSILSENEINILMNLPDINTFKGSRDNAILELLYSSGIKVTELININTKDVNLNAGIITIKGAKERILPLSKYSKKAIINYINNFRNNKCKEDNDFLFINIYGGSISRQGIWKTLKFYEKQMDLNKELSPQVLRNSFAVHLISHGADLCTVQDLLGLTSLGATQNYMQNIEYKSLEVFERTFPRA, encoded by the coding sequence ATGAATAATTATATTGAAATTTACAAAAGATATCTAAATTCTAAGAATTTAAGCGTGAATACTGTGAGTTCATATATCTATGATCTGAAAAGTTTTAACAACTATTTAGAAAATAATTATTATATCGAAATTATTAATACAAAAAAAGCACAAATATTAACTTACCTTGTTGATTTACAGAAACAAGGTAAAAGCTCATCAACTATTGCAAGAACAATTTCTGCATTGAAAAATTTTTTTAATTATTTAAAGATGGAGAAAATTATTATTGAAAATCCTGCTATGAGTATACATAGCCCTAAACAAGTTAAGAAAATACCATCTATTTTGTCCGAGAATGAAATAAACATTTTGATGAATCTACCAGATATAAACACTTTTAAAGGAAGTAGAGACAATGCTATATTGGAACTTTTGTATTCATCAGGTATTAAAGTTACAGAATTAATAAACATCAATACTAAAGATGTAAATTTAAATGCAGGAATAATTACTATAAAAGGTGCTAAAGAACGTATACTTCCATTAAGCAAATATTCAAAGAAAGCCATTATTAATTACATAAACAATTTTAGAAATAATAAATGTAAAGAAGATAATGATTTCTTATTTATTAATATATATGGAGGTTCTATTTCTCGTCAAGGAATTTGGAAAACACTGAAATTTTATGAAAAGCAAATGGATTTGAATAAAGAATTATCTCCACAAGTATTGAGAAATTCTTTTGCCGTTCATTTGATTTCCCACGGAGCAGATCTTTGCACTGTACAAGATCTACTTGGTTTAACAAGTTTAGGGGCAACACAGAATTATATGCAAAACATAGAATATAAATCACTTGAAGTTTTTGAAAGAACATTTCCAAGAGCATAG
- a CDS encoding phosphopentomutase encodes MIKRVILIVLDSVGIGELPDAAQYGDIGSNTVKNIYKNIDGFALPNLEKLGLLNIEGLKEIKKADEFDATVGRCNEKSNGKDTTTGHWEISGIVLDKPFPTYPNGFPDEIIKEFESKVGRKTIGNYPASGTEIIKILGKEHIETGKLIVYTSADSVFQIAAHEDIVPLDELYKICETARQLLKEEHGVGRVIARPFIGTDGNFARTKNRKDFSLEPPKDTMLDYLKKNNKEVYAIGKIEDIFVNRGITQSNHTTNNNDGIEATISTIKKDFEGLIFTNLVDFDMIYGHRNDKEGYAEALKYFDNKLPEIINALNKDDILIITADHGCDPTTDSTDHSREYIPLIIYGDKIKDNNNIGTLDTFACIGKTILDFFNIENNLEGYSIKGNISDIY; translated from the coding sequence ATGATAAAAAGAGTAATTTTAATAGTTTTAGACAGTGTCGGTATAGGAGAATTGCCAGATGCTGCCCAATATGGTGATATCGGTAGCAATACAGTAAAAAATATTTATAAAAATATAGACGGTTTTGCTTTACCTAATTTAGAAAAATTAGGGCTTTTAAATATCGAAGGTCTAAAAGAAATAAAAAAAGCTGATGAATTTGACGCAACAGTTGGCAGATGTAATGAGAAATCAAATGGAAAGGATACAACTACGGGTCATTGGGAAATTAGTGGTATAGTATTAGACAAACCATTCCCTACATACCCTAATGGTTTTCCTGATGAAATAATTAAAGAATTTGAAAGCAAAGTTGGAAGAAAGACAATAGGCAATTATCCAGCTTCTGGCACAGAGATAATTAAAATATTAGGTAAAGAGCATATAGAAACTGGAAAACTTATTGTATATACTTCCGCTGATAGTGTATTTCAAATTGCAGCCCATGAAGATATCGTTCCTTTAGATGAGTTATATAAAATTTGCGAAACAGCTCGTCAATTACTTAAAGAAGAGCACGGTGTCGGAAGAGTTATTGCTAGACCTTTTATAGGAACAGATGGGAACTTTGCCAGAACAAAAAATAGAAAAGATTTTTCCCTAGAACCTCCAAAGGATACAATGCTTGATTATCTTAAAAAGAATAACAAAGAAGTTTATGCTATAGGAAAAATCGAAGACATTTTTGTAAATAGAGGAATTACGCAATCTAATCACACAACAAATAACAATGATGGAATTGAAGCTACTATATCTACAATTAAAAAAGATTTCGAAGGATTAATATTTACAAACCTTGTAGACTTCGATATGATTTATGGTCATAGAAACGATAAAGAAGGTTATGCAGAAGCTTTGAAATATTTTGATAATAAATTACCTGAAATAATTAATGCTTTAAATAAGGATGATATATTGATAATAACAGCTGATCACGGATGTGATCCAACTACTGATAGTACAGATCATTCAAGAGAATATATACCTTTAATAATATATGGAGATAAAATAAAGGATAACAATAATATAGGAACTCTTGATACTTTTGCTTGCATAGGTAAAACTATACTAGACTTTTTTAACATAGAAAATAATTTAGAAGGCTACAGTATCAAGGGAAATATTTCGGACATTTACTAG
- the spo0A gene encoding sporulation transcription factor Spo0A produces the protein MIKKVNVVIADDNKEFRLILKDFLMSKNMFDVVEMAEDGIKAIEAVEEYEPDILILDIIMPHLDGLGVLEKLHKKELKKYPKVIVLSAVGHDKVTQRAINMGVDYYIVKPFNFESFAERLIQISEFETSRVQSKNQEIAYKEKVSAEVSLEVKITEILHEVGVPAHIKGYQYLRTSILDVVNNIDLLGAITKELYPMIAKEYNTTSSRVERAIRHAIEVAWTRGKIETINNIFGYTIHNNKGKPTNSEFIAMIADKLRLEQKVS, from the coding sequence ATGATAAAAAAGGTTAATGTTGTAATTGCGGACGACAATAAAGAGTTTAGACTTATTTTAAAGGATTTCTTGATGAGCAAAAATATGTTTGATGTTGTAGAAATGGCAGAAGACGGAATAAAAGCCATTGAGGCTGTAGAGGAATATGAGCCAGATATATTAATATTAGACATTATAATGCCTCATCTAGATGGATTGGGGGTGTTAGAAAAACTACACAAAAAGGAATTGAAAAAATATCCGAAAGTAATAGTTTTATCAGCTGTTGGACATGATAAGGTTACACAAAGAGCAATTAATATGGGAGTAGATTATTATATAGTAAAACCATTTAATTTTGAATCATTCGCAGAAAGATTGATTCAGATATCTGAATTTGAAACATCGAGAGTTCAAAGTAAAAATCAAGAAATAGCATATAAGGAAAAAGTTAGTGCAGAAGTTAGTTTAGAAGTTAAAATAACTGAAATTTTGCATGAAGTTGGAGTTCCAGCTCACATTAAAGGTTATCAGTACCTGAGAACATCTATCCTTGATGTAGTTAATAATATTGATTTATTAGGTGCCATAACAAAGGAATTATATCCTATGATTGCTAAAGAATATAATACAACATCTAGTAGAGTTGAAAGAGCAATTCGCCATGCTATAGAAGTTGCTTGGACTAGAGGTAAAATTGAAACTATTAACAACATATTTGGATATACAATTCACAACAATAAAGGTAAACCAACTAATTCAGAGTTTATAGCAATGATAGCTGATAAACTTAGATTAGAACAAAAGGTATCTTAA
- a CDS encoding D-alanyl-D-alanine carboxypeptidase family protein produces MKKKIAILFFLVVHIMSTLTFNVYGAEAENLQSKSAILINADDGQVLFEKNSNDKMAPASITKIMLLVLISEKLDSEDLKLEQEMTISENAAGMGGSQIYLEAYEVQTVESILKAICMRSANDASVAMAEFMYGSVEGCVKAMNDKAQELGMTNTKFINVTGLPEEEHLTTAHDIAIMTKELLKYNYVNEYLLTWMDSVYVGKEKDSEQVLVNTNRLINNYEGLIGGKTGYTTEAKYCLSAAAKRNDTTLIAVVLGCDNTKIRFNEVSQLLNEGFANYKNLLFHKKNEIITSSPVYCGKEDTFNLISKENIYYFTNSDCKMEDFNLEYIIDENLKAPLTIDSPVGKAILTKDDQILGEYELYPEKEIVKEGFFKFYFNNIVKNIIE; encoded by the coding sequence ATGAAGAAAAAAATAGCCATATTGTTTTTTTTAGTGGTACATATAATGAGTACCTTGACATTTAATGTGTATGGAGCAGAGGCAGAAAATCTGCAATCTAAATCTGCAATTTTAATAAATGCAGATGATGGTCAAGTGCTTTTTGAGAAAAATAGCAATGATAAAATGGCCCCTGCAAGTATAACAAAAATAATGCTGTTAGTATTAATTTCAGAAAAACTGGACAGCGAAGATTTGAAATTAGAGCAGGAAATGACTATATCAGAAAATGCAGCTGGAATGGGTGGGAGTCAGATATACTTAGAAGCATATGAAGTTCAAACTGTTGAATCTATACTTAAAGCAATATGTATGCGTTCAGCAAATGATGCTTCTGTAGCAATGGCAGAATTCATGTATGGCTCTGTTGAAGGTTGTGTTAAAGCAATGAATGATAAAGCACAGGAGCTCGGTATGACAAATACAAAATTTATAAATGTAACTGGTTTACCCGAAGAAGAACACTTAACAACTGCTCATGATATAGCAATAATGACAAAAGAGTTACTGAAATATAATTATGTAAACGAATATTTGCTAACTTGGATGGATTCAGTTTATGTAGGTAAAGAAAAAGATTCTGAGCAAGTTTTAGTTAATACAAATAGACTTATAAACAATTACGAAGGTCTTATTGGTGGTAAAACTGGTTACACTACAGAAGCTAAATACTGTCTTTCAGCAGCAGCTAAAAGAAATGATACTACTTTAATCGCAGTAGTCCTTGGCTGCGATAATACAAAAATTAGATTTAACGAAGTCTCCCAACTTCTAAATGAAGGTTTTGCTAATTATAAAAATCTATTATTTCATAAAAAAAATGAAATCATTACATCTTCACCTGTTTATTGCGGAAAAGAAGATACATTTAATTTAATTAGTAAAGAAAATATTTATTATTTCACTAATAGTGATTGCAAGATGGAAGATTTTAATTTAGAATATATTATAGATGAAAATTTAAAAGCACCTTTAACAATAGATTCTCCTGTTGGCAAAGCAATACTTACAAAAGACGATCAGATTTTAGGTGAATATGAACTTTACCCAGAAAAAGAAATTGTTAAAGAAGGATTTTTCAAATTTTATTTTAATAATATAGTAAAAAACATCATTGAGTAA
- a CDS encoding NUDIX hydrolase, with amino-acid sequence MLNKEITVKSEKIFEGKILNLRIDTVELENQKYAKREIVEHKGASAIIALTEKNEIILVRQYRKAVEDFLYELPAGIINLAEEPEECAARELREETGFEAKKITKVFEFYSSPGFSNEKVHLYMAEDLTYVSTKFDEDEFIEISTFSKEEARKMLETNSITDSKTLLGLLYWLNS; translated from the coding sequence ATTTTGAATAAAGAAATAACTGTAAAAAGCGAAAAAATTTTTGAAGGAAAAATACTTAACTTAAGAATTGATACAGTTGAACTAGAAAATCAAAAATATGCAAAAAGAGAAATAGTTGAACATAAGGGAGCCTCTGCTATAATTGCATTAACTGAAAAGAATGAGATAATTTTAGTTCGACAATATAGAAAAGCTGTAGAAGACTTTTTATATGAATTGCCGGCAGGCATAATCAACTTAGCAGAAGAACCAGAGGAATGTGCAGCACGAGAACTGAGGGAAGAAACAGGTTTTGAAGCTAAAAAAATTACAAAAGTCTTTGAATTTTATTCTTCACCTGGGTTTTCAAATGAAAAAGTTCATTTGTACATGGCAGAGGATTTAACATATGTATCAACTAAATTTGATGAAGATGAATTTATTGAAATATCAACATTTAGTAAAGAAGAAGCAAGGAAAATGTTAGAGACCAATAGTATTACTGATAGCAAGACTTTATTAGGATTATTATATTGGTTAAATTCATGA
- the scpB gene encoding SMC-Scp complex subunit ScpB: MNLKSVIESLLFAWGEPLNINEMSRILNSKTHEITKIIDEMINEYHIDKNRGLIIKRFGNSYQLITKKENFEYIQNLLQTTVNKSLSTAAMETLSIIAYKQPVTKVEIELIRGVKCSQVIKGLLDKNLIKEVGRLDKPGRPTIYATTDDFLKHFGLKSIEELPALKVEFEGDKEAT, encoded by the coding sequence ATGAATTTAAAAAGTGTGATTGAAAGCTTACTATTTGCATGGGGTGAACCATTAAATATTAATGAAATGTCTAGAATATTAAATTCTAAAACTCATGAAATAACCAAAATAATAGATGAAATGATAAATGAATATCATATCGATAAAAATAGAGGATTAATCATTAAAAGGTTCGGCAATTCTTATCAGCTAATCACTAAAAAGGAAAATTTTGAATATATACAAAATTTGCTGCAGACAACGGTTAATAAGAGTTTGTCTACTGCCGCAATGGAGACCTTGTCGATAATTGCATATAAACAACCAGTTACAAAGGTTGAAATTGAACTTATTAGAGGCGTAAAATGCAGTCAAGTTATAAAGGGCCTCTTAGATAAAAATCTTATTAAAGAAGTTGGAAGATTAGATAAACCAGGAAGACCTACAATATACGCTACAACAGATGATTTCTTAAAGCACTTTGGTTTAAAATCGATTGAAGAGCTTCCTGCCTTAAAAGTTGAATTTGAAGGAGATAAAGAAGCAACATAA
- a CDS encoding segregation and condensation protein A, whose amino-acid sequence MDYSVNLNMFQGPFDLLFHLIEKKEIDLYDIPISEITEQYLIFLDQMRQFNMNITSEFILMASTLIEIKSKMLLPQKEKNEDPRLELVNKLLEYKIFKEVTEKLKEYESESSYYFSKPKEEMAISSDVKIEQLSLNEINIYELYNIYISLIKNQNLKIEHESNFKIYRENYSVKDCIEELTNIIKKNGRVSLFNTFKNKGIITREYVITSFLAVLELSNKQGIKVYQNDTYSDILLIAT is encoded by the coding sequence ATGGATTATTCCGTTAATTTAAACATGTTCCAAGGTCCTTTTGATCTTTTGTTTCATTTGATTGAAAAAAAAGAAATTGATTTATACGATATACCTATATCAGAAATAACTGAACAATATTTAATTTTTCTTGACCAAATGAGACAATTCAATATGAATATAACAAGTGAATTCATTCTAATGGCATCTACCCTTATCGAAATAAAGTCAAAAATGTTACTGCCTCAAAAAGAGAAAAATGAAGATCCTAGATTAGAACTTGTTAATAAATTATTGGAATATAAAATATTTAAAGAAGTAACAGAAAAATTAAAGGAATATGAAAGTGAAAGTAGCTATTATTTTTCTAAACCAAAGGAAGAAATGGCAATTTCCTCTGATGTGAAAATTGAACAACTTTCATTAAATGAAATTAATATATACGAGTTATATAATATTTATATTTCTTTAATTAAAAATCAAAACTTAAAGATTGAACATGAAAGTAATTTTAAAATATATCGTGAAAATTATAGTGTTAAAGATTGTATAGAAGAATTAACAAACATTATTAAAAAAAATGGTCGTGTTTCATTGTTCAATACTTTTAAGAATAAAGGTATTATTACAAGAGAATATGTAATAACATCCTTTTTAGCAGTATTAGAACTTTCAAATAAACAAGGAATTAAGGTATATCAAAATGATACCTATAGTGATATATTGTTAATTGCTACTTAG